In the Thunnus albacares chromosome 10, fThuAlb1.1, whole genome shotgun sequence genome, gaTTAGCACTCAACACAAAGTACAGATGAGGCTCATAAACCAACCAaatttgaccagatgatggcactagatgtggctgaaaatatCTGAATCAGTctgaaaaatccaaaatgtgtGAGATTTGTATAATTGCAGAGTGTGAAGTCATCTTTATGTCATTTTAGACTTCCAGAAACATTATTGATGACGTGACCTCTCTGTCCTCTATGGTAGCTACTGTCTGGTTTTTGTATCAATTGACCTTGAATGAGGGCGTTTTTAAGATATAAAATTCAGTTTCCTTTGGAGTTTACTGGCTGTGGAGTGTCTGTTGTTGGTAACTGAATCAACACTTTCTGATCTCACCTTTTAGGCCATGAAACCAAGACCATGCTCAACAATAACGGGCCGAGATACAAGCGCAGCAAACTAGAGCGGAAACTGAACATAGACGTCATCTTCTGTGTCATTCTCCTCCTCAGTATGTGTCTCGTCGGCGCAGTAGGTCAGTGGTGAATTACATAACTTAACCATAAAATCGCTACACAGACCAGTTCATGATTAATGCTTTTACACTCATGAGGGGACGTTTAATTTCCAATAGCCCCCGATCAGTCACTTTGGCCACAAGCCTAAACACATacgaggagaagagggaggagacaggGGAAGGTGTGGTTGCCAAAAATAGCCTCCCTCCCTGTGCGACAGTCGGTGTGATTAATCCCCCTGTCCTCACACATGCAGGTCACTTCTTATGGCTGCAGGCGCTGCCCAGTGTGCCCCCTTACCTGGTCCCCAACAGCAACGGTCACCTGGATAGTCCCAGTCTGTCTAGCTTCTACATGTTCTTCACCATGATCATCCTGCTGCAGGTGAAGGAGTCTGTCTGTGTCTATTTGTGATGGCTGGAAGtgtgtttttgctcattttaaaGTCATAAAACTAagcttttctctcctctcccctcctctgcaGATTCTGATTCCTATCTCCCTCTATGTGTCAATTGAGTTGGTGAAGATTGGCCAGATCTACTTCATCACCAATGACATCGATCTGTACGATGAGGAGACAGACAGCCGTATGCAGTGTAAGGCCCTGAACATCACCGAGGATCTGGGCCAGATTGAATACATCTTCTCAGACAAGACCGGCACCCTCACTGAGAACAAGATGGTATTTCGCCGGTGCTCCATCATGGGCACAGAGTACCCACACAAAGAGAACGGTACATTAGACATTAAAGTCCATCTGTGATATGCTGCAGTATGCATGTTGAGTTGTGCAGCAGTCTCAGAACTTCCTAAAATGTGCAGCTGCAGCATGTAGCATTGATCTAAGTATTTATGTCCTTGAAATGAGTCCAACATTTTgatccagagtgaaatatctggaCAGTTAATAAACCAACATCAATGAATGGCCATGAAATTGGTACAAAAATTCATAGTCCTAGTAGCCAAATCCCCGAAATCCCCAAAAAATCCTGACTTAGAATGAAAAGTCCCTAAATAAAATTGCCCTGACGTTTCATCTTGCGCCACTTCCACTAATCATTCCGCTGAatcattcaacattttgggaaatgtgcttactcactttcttgccaagagttagatgagaggatcaatatcactctcatgtctgtagcTGGAGCCAGGtgctgattagcttagcttagcataaaaacttgaagcagagggaaacatttagcctggctctgtcaatagtgaaaaaaacaacaaccaacaaACACCTTTAAAGCTTACAAGTGAACAACACTGTTAAGTTAAGCATAACTCCTGGCGCTAGCTACATAGGCTAGTTAATGCAAAGACATTGAGGTATTGATCTTCACTCTATCTCATCTAACAGGAAAGCAAATATGTGTATAATTGCCCCCaaattttgaaatattcatttaatgttaaagctaatgttagcattagccCAAAGCACAGATGAACCtaaatacagctgaggctgatttAATTTAGCTTTCCTTGATGATCTAAGACTAGTCAtctttgtttcctcttcatttaaaaataatctttcCAACAAActtcttcattttctgttgtgtttcagCATCACAGGGCTGCTCACGTGCTTTAAGAAACACAATGGTTTGATTAAGTTGTGTAACATGTTTGGTTGGTTTGGATTTCCTGGATTCTGCATGATATTATGTTGAAGTGCAATTGGGACTCTTGTCTTGTATGTGGATGTACACATGCATTTTTCTCAAATACCATTCTGACAGAATATATGCTAAATTTATAAGGAGTGGAGAAAAGATACAAAGTGAGTACATATGAGACTCttaacatattttatcatttttgcttgattatTGTGTTCTGTCTTGATCAGAgacatttccattttccattttccatatCACGGATCTGTTTATCCTGGAGTTGAGTCCCCTCTTACATTCTTAAcaaggtttatttatttaatctgtgttgtttttgagtCGTTCCTTATTCACTTGGACAGGGGTGTCCCTTTTTCCTGTCTAATGTGGGTCTTTGCCACTTTAAATGGGATACAGGGTCATACAACTGAACTTGATTTGacctgacatactgtatactatatgtgaatcaacatgtttttttgtttttttgcagccaTCCGCCTCACTGTCATTGATGAACCAGattcagaggaggaggtcaTCTTCAACCAGCGGCCCCGACCCCTACAGAAGGGATGGTCCCTGGATACTGAGGACACTAACCCTGAGAACACACAGCATCACCATGGCAGCCGTCGCAAGAGCAAGGGCGCAGGAAATGCCCAGAGCAATGTGGCCTTCAGCAGTCCACTGGTAAGATGATGTCTCAGTCAGGAAGCAGATACTCCAGGTCCTGGAGATGGTGGGGTTGTGGATTTGCTGGTTTGATATTGTCAGGCAGGAACAGGGTCACAGGAAGCAACAATAGGGAATCAGTATTTCCCTCGATTGCTCATGCAGGAGGTGAAAACAGGTAGTTCACTCAAGGCCGACAAATTAGATTTATTCTTCTTGATTAATAAGTGTCCTTGCAGTCATAATCATCATTCAAATAAATGGCTCAAATTCAAACATGATGAATCGCAGATACAAAGTGAACTGGCCTCCAGCTTTTGAACTGCAGTCCAACTCATTAAACATTAATGTGATGGCTGTTGAGACGTCTTGTCTTAGCACTCGGCGCTGCTCCATGTAAAACTAAAATGATTTACAATTTCCTTATCGGGTTTATATGATGTCTTACCAGTGTACACTGCCAAAAGATCTAATGTGTTAGCCAATAAGACTGCATTTACCAGTATGGAAATATAAatttcatccctccatccattctCTAAACTGCTTATCCTGCCCAAGGTCACAGGGTGCTGGAGcttatcccagcatgcattggaAAAGGGTCAGGATTCAATGATAATGCTAAGTTCAGATCAATATTGTATGAGTGGACAAAACTGACTTCAGGCTGTACGTCAGCCAGTATTGATTCTCATTCTTTCCTTCAAATTTGTTCAGATAATGGCATCTATATGTATATGCACAGACTCATACAGGTGCATTTCTAGGATTTCAAGATGTAACTTTTAACCTTTGACCATTGTCACAAAACAATGCTCCTTGTTAAACATACTTGATGTGCGAATACATACTTAGCGGACCTCAAACTGACATTTGTTTACCCAAATCTCACCCATCCTTGTGTCAAAAGGCCTCCTGTTCCCAGTCCCCACTGCAGATGGCCAAGCTGCTAGATGTCAGTGATGAGCACATCAATTTTGGCTCAAAGTTTCCCCTGTGTCTGTGACGGGACATATGGTCATGCTGGGCACCTTTTGCTAGAGACCACTGATGTCACATAAACTGTAAACGTGCACTATAGATTAGTCATCATCGTCTTAATATACAGTAGCTCTGTGTCTATTTTTGTCCACAGGGCAAAACGCAGAGGCCAAATGAAGCAGGCTGAGACAGAAAAAGTCTTGTGTTTATTCCAACGAGGCGCTCAGCCCATCTTTGGTTCTTCATGCTGCGTCTATAACAGAACAGCATGTTTGTATAAATGGAAACTGCCTTcattctctcccttttttccatccccctctcctctttcctaTAAATATTCCTTGgagattttatatttgtatgtggGAAAACAAAACTGGATGAAAAGGttaaaagctaaaaaaagaCTTATTCCAATCCTGTCACATCAAATCAGTGAAAGCAAGGAACAGCAGCTTTTAATTAACAAACTGATTAACTTTACTCCGACAGGAAACTCAGGTGATTCCAGACAGGAAGCTGCTTCAGCAGATTAGCAgggcagagagcagcagcagcagcagcagccggaAGATGGATCCATACCTGGACTTTTTTCTGGCTCTCGCCATTTGCAACACGGTGGtggtttccatggcaacagctcagagacagagggtgagtgCTCCGTTTACTGTGACTGTGGATGGGAAGTAGAGATGGAGGGTGCAGTGAGAAGGGAGAAGATGGGCGGAGGATTTGTTCTCTTGAAACTCCCAGTATGCAAACTTACACAACAACTGCAAGAGAATTAATTGTCTTATTGATTATATTATGATTTATATAACTCTTAAAACCTGCTGTCTAGCTCTCTGGTTGCAATAATTCAGGGAAATGTATGATTTAATCAGCAGCAGACACAAATTTAAAGATTTCATTCTTCCTATCAACCTCTCAGATTTAGTTAAATTTTGAAGGTCTTCTTAAATTGCTAGCTTAAagtttctcctctttcttcagTGGTCAGTACTTAATtgctcttcatttttctttaaagtcCCAGTTGCAAAGGTTCTGAGTCTTCACTAAATTAGCCACATAGTAAGGGGGGATTTGCAGGGGCAATCGGGGTTACCTTTATTAATTTTACTCACTACTCCTGACTGTGCTGTTCTGAGGTCTGACAGATGGGAGAAAGCAGTGGGTTTTCCCTTGAGTTTGTAATTAAAGGTAAAAACACCAAAGGAAATAGAGTGGAAATGGATGACAAGGTTGTTTTTTAAGAGGTTTTGTGTGCTATCaccatctgtgtgtttttgcaaaatgtcaatACAAAAATGCCACATGTATATGACACATacattctctgttttctttatttaatttttcaggCGAGTGGGTTTCCACGCTACTGTCAGACAAATAATCCACTGGACACTTTGTCCAGCCTGGTGAGGAAGGCTGGCTCTCTTCGCCACATCCTCACCTCCTGGCAGCGAATGCCCAAGAGGACCCATACCTTATCAGAGGACTCAGTTATAGAGGAGGACCACTTTAACCCCCCTGTAAAAATGGAGAGGGCTGGAGACCTCAACACCGACGGGGCCCAAACGTGTTCGCTCCATGTTCCACCCCAGTGCGACAAGCCTGCTGCGACCTCAGATAAGCTGTGCTATGAGGCAGAGAGTCCAGACGAGGCAGCTTTGGTGTATGCAGCCAAGGCATATGGCTTCACTCTGCTGGGCCGCACCCATGACAGCGTGACGGTGAGGCTCCCGTCTGGGCAGAACCTGGTGTTTGAGGTGCTGGACACCTTGACCTTTGACTCCAACAGGAAGAGAATGTCCGTCTTGGTGCGACACCCAATCACCAAAGAGTACGTGTTGTACACTAAAGGTGCAGACTACGCTATCATGGAGCTACTGGGTACACCATACGCAGGTATGTGTAGGTGAAACTAAATGTACTCATATTTACtatattgtttacattttgtcaatCAATACTGTGACTTCATATTTCAAAAGAAAACTATAGAAATATTTCTGTCATGTTATTTTCAGAACATCTTAGTGGGAATCAGAAGAATATGGTAGCAGATACTCAGCATCACCTTGACTACTATGCTAAAGATGGGCTGCGTACACTTTGCTTTACAAAAAAGGTGTATATTCACatatatagatttttttcagcatctttttttctgttgaaataGCTCTCTTACATCTTATGGTTGTGTGTGCTGCAGGTTGTGAGTGACAAAGCTTATGAAAGCTGGTcagcaaacagacagagagctCTAGCTGCTATAGACAACAGAGAGCAGCTCATCATGGACACTGCTGTGCAGCTAGAAACAAACCTCACCCTGCTAGGTAAAAACATGCCGGCCTATTCACAAATAAACAcgtaataaacacacatatttgtGCTAAACTGTCTGTAAATCATGTTTGACTCTGGATATGTGTTCTCCTGCAGGGGCGACGGGCGTCGAGGACCGTCTGCAGGAGAGCGTCCCAGACACCATCATGGCACTGCGGGAGGCAGGGATCCAGGTGTGGGTGCTGACTGGTGACAAGCCGGAGACAGCTGTCAACATTGGCTATGCCTGCAGGCTACTGGAAGAGGAAGACCTGGTGATTAACATGAGCTGCAAAAACAAGGTGAGGAGGCCGCTGTCTGCCTCACTAATGCTTGCCTTGTTGATTCAGAGTTGCTTTCCTTTACTGCTCAATGTGAAATGATAAATGGTGGTGCATCTCTGATACATTTCTTAGACTACAATTAGAATTAGTTTCAGTAAATCAAACAAGAAATTAAACTGAATTCTGTTATATAGTGCTGAAATgaaagattattttaattattttctcaaatttaaTCAATTAGTGGTTTGGTCTGTGaaacatatgaatatttttgaaaaatgaacatCATAATATCCCAGAGATCTAAATGATGACTTCAAATAGCTTTTTTTGCTggaccaacaatccaaaacccaaatgtATTCAGGTTTCTATAATGTAAGAAAActgcaaagaaaaagaagcaaattctcacattggGGAAGCATCAAATGTTTGGACGTTTTTGCTTAAATGTTAATCAACTATTAATTATTATGAGTGTAACATCAGATTTCCTTCAAGGGCAGTAGTGCTGACCAAAAACAGTTAATCTTGTATTTTGAGATCTTACCAAACCTGTCCAATACTCGTAAAAGAGGGAATATTGactgggtgttttttttaaagaataaagtaaaatatcatctgcatagagAGATATAAAATGGGATGCATTACAGCTGATGATTCATGATCCTAtgaaattttaaatgatttactgcttaaaatattttacaaacacTGTAAATTCTTAACACTGAACGCTGGCCTTTTTAAACAGATTAAGACAAGATGTAACTTATATTTGATCACATACAGCTTGTTTCAGATGGCAGCATTGACAACTTTTTTGGTTGGTCATTCAGTTAAGTCATGTTTTCCAAGCAGTGGGTTCAGGAGGTTTTACCTGTGAGATTTTCTCTCTCCAATTTAAACGGCCAAAcctttttgaccatttttacattttaactaAAGGTCAAACCCTCACATTTCCATCTGAGAAAGATAAGGTGTCAGGTGTGGACCCTGCTTCTCAGAGGTCATTAAAGACCTAGTAGCACAGGAATGAGCCCTTCATAACAACCTGACCATGTCTAATCATCCTTGGCCTCAAATAGACCGAAATTACCTGTCAGCTCTTTGCAGCTCTAACGCATACATGGGGAGCTCTCTGGAACAAAGGCACTGCCACACTCCTTTCAGACGGGACTAGTCATTGATGATGAATGGAGTGAGCTACCCCCAATACAATAACTAATGCTTTCATATCTAATTAACAGTCTAATAATCAACCCTCAGAGGAAATGCCCCTTCTCTCATGATCCAGAGTGGAGGCATATTGGTTATGAACTATTTTTAACACTGTAACACAATGACCACCTGAGGGATGCATTCCCACACTCATCACCCCACCGCACCTAATGAAATTTTGCCAGCGATTgatagataaaataaaaactggatgtgacccatttttaaaatcatgttggtttttcttttgGCTAAGAAGCTTGAGTTATTTACAGACAACAATGATGAGTCTGATGGGATCTGGGCCTTGTAATTGCTTGTAGCCAGGCATCACGAACATCACTCAACAACAGAGTAATGTTTCTTTCACCAGCACATGCTGTAATTTGTTCTTGTACAGAGGAATAGTCTTGTcatcctctttgtgtttgttttttcaccacTGATGGTCTTTTGTGCAGCCTGTACAGCCAAATTACTTCAAACTAAATAAGCACATGTTGTTTTCCAGCTCACATGCACCTCCATCCTGGACTGCACtctggaggaggtgaggaggtaCGCAAACGAACCTCGTAATGTGGATATGACCCCAGACATCTCTCTGGTGATCGATGGATACACCCTGACCATGGTTCTATCGTCAGACCTGCAGGACCGCTTCGTGGACCTGGCGAAACGCTGCCGCTCTGTGCTCTGCTGTCGAGTCACACCCTTACAGAAGAGCAGAGTGGTGAAGGTCATCAGGGAGAAACTCAAGGTCATGACACTAGCTGTTGGTAAGAAACTCCAAGAATTGAGTGTCTTTGCACACTTTGTTTAGCTATGTACCTATTTAAAATACATCTCTGTGGGATTTTTAatctgagatttaaaaaaaacaccatccaAAGGAAAGAAGTTGTATAAAGAAGTTGTTTGAGCTTGATTACGACAACATTAAGattttcaagtcatttttgtctTCTTTACTTTATCGTGTCAGTATACTTAAGGCCAAGTTTCAACTAAAAACCAACTAATTGATTACCATGGTGTAATACAAGGTGTTAAAAACGAGTGTAATTCTCCAAAACAGTCAGAGGGAAGCCAAAAGGCCTTGAaagatttatttcctttatgTTGCATAGTTTATTTTAGGTTTTCAGGTTCTTGATCTTATCTTGTTCATTTCATATCCTGTTGAGTCTTTGAACCTCCAAGACCTGAGAAATGTATAGTTGAAAGTAAGAAAAGGAGAGCATGGAGATCCTCACACACCCTGAAACCCAGGAGTGCCACTTTGAtagtgtatttactgtatttaagactttttaaaattgtaaagATATCTAGACCAGGTCCCTGTACTTTTAGAAGGACTTTTGGATTGAAATTTGAGGATGTTAGGGTCGTGTTTATTAGTGCTTATAaatagtgtagtgtagtgtttattatatgcagaatatgtttgaaaatgtaggaaaaaacattaaaaagtgagAGTGTACTGCATAAAACTCACAGTAAATTCCCTGATAAATGCATGTTGTCAGTCAGTGgatgtttatatattttcaagGCTCTGTATCTGTACATAAACTAACATTCACTCTGTGGCTTTAGGTGATGGTGCAAATGATGTCAACATGATCCAGGCAGCCGATATCGGCATTGGGATATCTGGTCAGGAGGGGATGCAGGTTAGAACTGAGGCCCTTTGGTTCAAAAGTATTGTGCCCTCTTCTACAGTCCAAAACTTCTCATGAATCCTCCTTGTCTGCAGGCGGTCATGGCGAGTGATTTTGCCATATCTCGCTTCAAACACCTAAAAAAACTCCTCCTGGTTCATGGACACTGGTGCTACACTCGACTTGCCAACATGATCATTTACTTCTTCTATAAGAACGTGGTGAGTGTTGTA is a window encoding:
- the atp10b gene encoding phospholipid-transporting ATPase VB, producing MTWRSPLALVRDALRGQRARERDLRYLVSNLPYEGLEKGKQPNRHFYSNAIKTTKYTLLFFIPMNLFEQFHRLANIYFVGLAILNFVPVVSAFEPEVALIPICVILCLTALKDAWEDFRRYQSDRKLNNTPCFIYSRKDKQFVERCWKDVRVGDFVKVFCNEIVSVDLLLLHTSDPNGVCHIETANLDGETNLKQRRVVSGFCTSDPEFEPESFNSIVVCERPNNNLNHFKCYVEKPDKDKVGAGIESLLLRGCTVRNTDHAVGFVVYAGHETKTMLNNNGPRYKRSKLERKLNIDVIFCVILLLSMCLVGAVGHFLWLQALPSVPPYLVPNSNGHLDSPSLSSFYMFFTMIILLQILIPISLYVSIELVKIGQIYFITNDIDLYDEETDSRMQCKALNITEDLGQIEYIFSDKTGTLTENKMVFRRCSIMGTEYPHKENAIRLTVIDEPDSEEEVIFNQRPRPLQKGWSLDTEDTNPENTQHHHGSRRKSKGAGNAQSNVAFSSPLETQVIPDRKLLQQISRAESSSSSSSRKMDPYLDFFLALAICNTVVVSMATAQRQRASGFPRYCQTNNPLDTLSSLVRKAGSLRHILTSWQRMPKRTHTLSEDSVIEEDHFNPPVKMERAGDLNTDGAQTCSLHVPPQCDKPAATSDKLCYEAESPDEAALVYAAKAYGFTLLGRTHDSVTVRLPSGQNLVFEVLDTLTFDSNRKRMSVLVRHPITKEYVLYTKGADYAIMELLGTPYAEHLSGNQKNMVADTQHHLDYYAKDGLRTLCFTKKVVSDKAYESWSANRQRALAAIDNREQLIMDTAVQLETNLTLLGATGVEDRLQESVPDTIMALREAGIQVWVLTGDKPETAVNIGYACRLLEEEDLVINMSCKNKLTCTSILDCTLEEVRRYANEPRNVDMTPDISLVIDGYTLTMVLSSDLQDRFVDLAKRCRSVLCCRVTPLQKSRVVKVIREKLKVMTLAVGDGANDVNMIQAADIGIGISGQEGMQAVMASDFAISRFKHLKKLLLVHGHWCYTRLANMIIYFFYKNVAYVNLLFWYQFFCGFSATTMIDYWLMIFFNLFFTSLPPIMFGIMDKDVSAEMLLGIPELYKTGQGAGEYKFSTFWVSMLDAFYQSLVCFFIPYLAYQDSDIDVFTFGTPLNTISLFTILLHLSIEIKAWTVVHWVIMLGSVALYFIVTLVYSAICVTCNPPSNPYWILQSQMADPMFYLICTISTVVALLPRYMFHVLRNSIAPSPLVQARHLDRLDPSAREQWIKEWRSFRGGGQVKRSELSTPPSPTLETPADIYPQSPAVSDIMGDDFTLNVITNYQRPVHT